A region of Lycium barbarum isolate Lr01 chromosome 1, ASM1917538v2, whole genome shotgun sequence DNA encodes the following proteins:
- the LOC132601797 gene encoding zinc finger CCCH domain-containing protein 43-like has product MEAIQSHYIHNLNHSTLDLGFDPQPQKTSSFSPHSILQNPTQNAPNAEENDVDDEIALKIIVEELQNLVLNQAFSEERLKGDIHEENEPIKKKTANEYVDNDYEDEIAMKIIIEELQNLVLNQAFEEERAKRDIYEENDITIKVKTETEYGNNRWGDCDYGWGENGNGNVIDVENEKGGSKEWGFNANGRSLNYPLRPDAEDCAYYMRTGTCKYGLSCKFNHPSRRQNQHWAMEKGKQKEESEERAGQIECKYFLTEGGCKYGNACKYNHSRRKGVISPVQDFNFLGLPLRSGGRDCPYYMRTGSCKYGSNCRFHHPDPTTIYGSNPSSGYNNGGSAPIQSASYPTGSSWSSPLLLNETSPLVPGIYPASQGIPPLSPQWNRFQAPVYPTSDKTLPTPPALAMKDLATKTNFYPQPQPPWLVEEYPERPGQPDCSYFIKTGDCKYKFNCKFHHPKTQMSKTNPSVLSVKGLPLRPGQDVCSFYSRYGICKFGPACKFDHPEH; this is encoded by the exons ATGGAAGCCATTCAATCACACTACATACATAACCTGAATCACTCTACACTTGACTTAGGGTTTGATCCTCAACCTCAAAAAACGTCGTCGTTTTCACCCCATTCCATTCTTCAAAACCCTACTCAGAATGCACCAAATGCTGAGGAAAACGACGTTGATGATGAAATAGCGCTGAAAATCATTGTGGAAGAGCTTCAAAATCTGGTACTAAACCAGGCATTCAGTGAAGAGAGATTAAAAGGAGATATACATGAAGAAAATGAACCCATTAAGAAAAAAACTGCAAATGAGTACGTAGATAATGACTATGAAGATGAGATAGCGATGAAAATTATCATCGAAGAGCTTCAGAATTTGGTCTTAAACCAGGCATTTGAGGAAGAGAGAGCAAAAAGAGATATTTATGAAGAAAATGATATCACCATTAAGGtaaaaactgaaactgagtacgGCAATAACCGTTGGGGAGATTGTGACTATGGTTGGGGCGAAAATGGAAATGGAAATGTGATTGATGTGGAAAATGAGAAGGGTGGTTCAAAGGAATGGGGATTTAATGCGAATGGAAGGAGTTTGAATTACCCGTTAAGACCTGATGCTGAGGATTGTGCTTATTATATGAGAACAGGGACATGTAAATATGGATTGAGTTGCAAGTTTAATCACCCTTCCCGAAGACAAAACCAG CATTGGGCAATGGAGAAGGGCAAGCAAAAGGAAGAAAGCGAGGAAAGAGCAGGGCAGATTGAATGCAAG TATTTCCTGACAGAAGGAGGGTGCAAGTATGGGAATGCCTGTAAATACAATCATAGCAGGAGAAAGGGTGTGATCTCCCCTGTTCAAGATTTTAACTTTCTTGGCCTGCCACTTCGATCG GGAGGGAGGGATTGCCCCTACTATATGCGCACTGGCTCCTGCAAGTATGGATCCAATTGCAGGTTTCATCATCCTGATCCTACCACAATATATGGAAGTAATCCTTCTTCTGGATACAACAATGGTGGATCTGCTCCAATACAAAGTGCCTCCTATCCAACAGGGTCTTCTTGGTCTTCACCACTATTATTGAATGAGACAAGTCCATTAGTACCAGGGATATATCCAGCAAGTCAAGGAATTCCTCCTCTAAGTCCACAATGGAATAGGTTTCAG GCCCCGGTCTATCCAACCTCAGATAAGACCCTACCTACACCTCCAGCACTTGCTATGAAGGATCTAGCAACTAAGACAAACTTCTATCCCCAACCTCAGCCGCCATGGCTTGTTGAAGAATACCCTGAACGTCCAGGTCAACCTGATTGCTCTTACTTCATTAAAACTGGAGACTGTAAATATAAATTTAACTGCAAATTTCATCATCCAAAGACTCAAATGTCCAAGACAAACCCGAGTGTTCTCAGTGTCAAGGGCCTGCCACTAAGACCA GGTCAAGATGTCTGTTCATTCTACAGCCGTTATGGGATTTGCAAGTTTGGACCTGCTTGTAAGTTTGACCATCCAGAACATTAG
- the LOC132601777 gene encoding chaperone protein ClpB1-like isoform X1 has protein sequence MVDNLLARPKDWRELVSLEYFAYSHGVGDVVHERVNRARYTSEAMFSKMRSKLVEQVTPVQTVAKALFKCIDADHDHLKDKHCQQVASFLFTGLTSMGQRQLVDDLSKYLVADDGTTMLVEVDLATCTSPNSFLRCTCRNERGLLLKNTILMRPYSVIVVFNLQLAHQSAFTTIISILDDGLVSDNDGTVVDFRKTIIIFVLDQGNKGLISKLVGGGPYGSINQDRNMDKDPIGFRFEVLNRVDEIMLFNADLLHGARLSMKEGRHLVMTSPGINDALVNLFYNGKREVDGNNRNLFDELMRITEDACMSQLRRGLVKF, from the exons ATGGTAGATAATTTATTGGCCAGACCCAAAGATTGGAGAGAGCTG GTGTCACTTGAGTACTTCGCATATTCACATGGCGTGGGGGATGTTGTGCATGAGAGGGTCAACAGGGCTAGGTACACGTCTGAGGCTATGTTTTCCAAAATGCGAAGTAAATTGGTTGAGCAAGTTACACCTGTCCAGACAGTCGCAAAGGCTCTATTTAAGTGCATTGATGCCGATCATGATCATCTCAAGGACAAGCATTGTCAACAAGTTGCATCTTTCCTTTTCACAGGACTAACAAGTATGGGTCAAAGACAGCTTGTGGATGACCTTTCAAAGTACTTGGTTGCAGATGATGGGACAACGATGTTGGTAGAAGTGGATTTGGCTACCTGCACTAGCCCAAACTCTTTTCTCAG ATGCACATGTAGGAATGAACGTGGTCTCTTGCTGAAGAACACTATTTTGATGAGACCCTATAGCGTCATAGTGGTTTTTAACCTACAATTGGCACATCAATCTGCTTTTACCACGATTATTTCCATTCTAGATGATGGTTTGGTGTCCGACAATGATGGGACTGTTGTAGATTTCCGGAAAACTATTATCATTTTTGTCCTGGATCAAGGAAATAAAGGTTTAATTTCCAAGCTTGTCGGTGGAGGTCCATATGGATCCATTAATCAGGATCGAAACATGGACAAG GATCCTATAGGCTTTAGATTTGAGGTACTTAACCGGGTGGATGAAATTATGCTTTTTAATGCAGATTTACTCCACGGTGCTCGATTGTCTATGAAAGAGGGCAGGCATCTCGTAATGACTTCACCCGGGATAAATGATGCATTGGTTAATCTGTTTTACAATGGCAAGAGAGAAGTGGATGGAAACAACAGGAACTTATTTGATGAATTAATGAGA ATCACTGAAGATGCATGTATGTCCCAACTCAGGAGAGGACTCGTCAAATTTTGA
- the LOC132601808 gene encoding mitochondrial pyruvate carrier 1-like encodes MDFFRAFLNSPVGPKTTHFWGPMANWGFVIAGVMDSKKPPSAISGNMTAVLCVYSILCMRFAWMVNPRNHFLLACHASNESVQLYQLSRWLKHQRYLSQKEDNVS; translated from the exons ATGGATTTCTTCCGGGCATTCTTGAACAGCCCTGTTGGCCCTAAAACAACTCACTTCTGGGGTCCTATGGCCAACTGGGGATTTGTCATTGCT GGAGTGATGGATTCAAAGAAGCCCCCAAGTGCAATATCTGGCAACATGACTGCAG TATTATGTGTATATTCGATATTGTGTATGAGATTCGCATGGATGGTAAATCCTCGTAATCATTTTCTTCTGGCTTGCCATGCTTCAAATGAATCAGTGCAGCTCTATCAACTCTCTCGTTGGCTGAAGCATCAGCG GTACTTGTCTCAGAAGGAAGACAATGTTTCTTAA
- the LOC132601777 gene encoding chaperone protein ClpB1-like isoform X2, with the protein MVDNLLARPKDWRELVSLEYFAYSHGVGDVVHERVNRARYTSEAMFSKMRSKLVEQVTPVQTVAKALFKCIDADHDHLKDKHCQQVASFLFTGLTSMGQRQLVDDLSKYLVADDGTTMLVEVDLATCTSPNSFLRNERGLLLKNTILMRPYSVIVVFNLQLAHQSAFTTIISILDDGLVSDNDGTVVDFRKTIIIFVLDQGNKGLISKLVGGGPYGSINQDRNMDKDPIGFRFEVLNRVDEIMLFNADLLHGARLSMKEGRHLVMTSPGINDALVNLFYNGKREVDGNNRNLFDELMRITEDACMSQLRRGLVKF; encoded by the exons ATGGTAGATAATTTATTGGCCAGACCCAAAGATTGGAGAGAGCTG GTGTCACTTGAGTACTTCGCATATTCACATGGCGTGGGGGATGTTGTGCATGAGAGGGTCAACAGGGCTAGGTACACGTCTGAGGCTATGTTTTCCAAAATGCGAAGTAAATTGGTTGAGCAAGTTACACCTGTCCAGACAGTCGCAAAGGCTCTATTTAAGTGCATTGATGCCGATCATGATCATCTCAAGGACAAGCATTGTCAACAAGTTGCATCTTTCCTTTTCACAGGACTAACAAGTATGGGTCAAAGACAGCTTGTGGATGACCTTTCAAAGTACTTGGTTGCAGATGATGGGACAACGATGTTGGTAGAAGTGGATTTGGCTACCTGCACTAGCCCAAACTCTTTTCTCAG GAATGAACGTGGTCTCTTGCTGAAGAACACTATTTTGATGAGACCCTATAGCGTCATAGTGGTTTTTAACCTACAATTGGCACATCAATCTGCTTTTACCACGATTATTTCCATTCTAGATGATGGTTTGGTGTCCGACAATGATGGGACTGTTGTAGATTTCCGGAAAACTATTATCATTTTTGTCCTGGATCAAGGAAATAAAGGTTTAATTTCCAAGCTTGTCGGTGGAGGTCCATATGGATCCATTAATCAGGATCGAAACATGGACAAG GATCCTATAGGCTTTAGATTTGAGGTACTTAACCGGGTGGATGAAATTATGCTTTTTAATGCAGATTTACTCCACGGTGCTCGATTGTCTATGAAAGAGGGCAGGCATCTCGTAATGACTTCACCCGGGATAAATGATGCATTGGTTAATCTGTTTTACAATGGCAAGAGAGAAGTGGATGGAAACAACAGGAACTTATTTGATGAATTAATGAGA ATCACTGAAGATGCATGTATGTCCCAACTCAGGAGAGGACTCGTCAAATTTTGA
- the LOC132601802 gene encoding large ribosomal subunit protein uL22z-like has protein sequence MVKYSNEPENPTKSCKARGSSLRVHFKNTRETAHALRKMPLNKAKRYLEDVLAHKQAIPFTRFCRGVGRTAQAKNRHSNGQGRWPVKSAGFILDLLKNAESNAEVKGLDVDSLYITHIQVNQAQKQRRRTYRAHGRINPYMSHPCHIELVLSEKEESVRKEPESQLAPRKAKASS, from the exons ATG GTTAAGTATTCGAATGAACCTGAGAACCCCACCAAAT CTTGCAAAGCTAGGGGCTCGTCTCTCAGAGTCCATTTCAAG AATACTAGAGAAACAGCGCACGCCCTTAGGAAGATGCCTTTGAACAAGGCAAAGAGATACTTGGAGGATGTTCTTGCCCACAAACAAGCCATCCCCTTCACACGCTTTTGTCGTGGTGTTGGCCGTACTGCTCAGGCAAAGAATCGTCACTCAAATGGACAAGGGCGTTGGCCTGTCAAGTCTGCAGGGTTTATTCTGGATTTACTCAAGAATGCCGAGAGTAACGCTGAA GTTAAAGGCTTGGATGTGGATTCACTTTACATAACTCATATCCAAGTAAACCAAGCACAGAAGCAGAGGCGTCGGACATACCGTGCTCATGGAAGAATCAATC CTTACATGTCACATCCCTGCCATATCGAGCTGGTATTGTCTGAAAAGGAAGAATCTGTCAGGAAAGAG CCTGAGTCTCAATTGGCTCCCAGAAAGGCGAAGGCATCTTCTTGA
- the LOC132617098 gene encoding chaperone protein ClpB1-like has product MKEKDCALSALLPCVKEELEEVTGALEAFTKRWPAPLHGQHHITVVRDKYLKNLLSLFWDILNGAKEQGNLDGVTNAIRDLHVAFSALSETIDIRCTQHLTVAPRIVAKFPTKNKYFNFLVASSITGVPRNFFPALFQLPVELLVQRLSRKLVGLDNQLRAIINAMSIHKLGSRPLYSFLLLGHPGHGKTALAVALAKEMFDNRIVEYNVAGFTEDDFTVEVFSCPFLVVNESDGASDSTVRLISSCVLVFDNVDKANTALFDIILRILEIGSYVDASGRQIAEKQFKPRFFDSVDDVILIPWLSLSQFMSVFRIQVRDAASLFEEKVVVYPSAAVFRYIWRNKYDKMQEEGGHVVKHFVEELVSKLSNVDSQSIVYIDELVGTNELSVRTQNLSDVTVAHDFKTFKVSLGKLRILYQFEKEHAKQIYKLSIV; this is encoded by the exons ATGAAGGAGAAGGATTGTGCACTGTCTGCCCTGCTTCCTTGC GTGAAAGAAGAACTAGAGGAGGTGACAGGTGCCCTTGAAGCTTTTACAAAGCGCTGGCCTGCCCCTCTACATGGTCAACATCACATCACAGTGGTTAGAGATAAATATTTGAAAAATCTGCTCAGCTTATTTTGGGATATTCTTAATGGCGCGAAAGAACAGGGGAACTTGGATGGTGTCACAAACGCCATTCGAGATCTCCATGTTGCCTTTTCTGCACTTTCGGAAACTATAGATATAAGGTGTACACAGCATCTCACCGTCGCTCCTCGCATAGTTGCAAAG TTTCCAACAAAGAATAAGTATTTCAATTTTCTGGTTGCTAGCTCAATCACGGGTGTTCCAAGAAATTTCTTTCCTGCTCTGTTCCAGTTGCCGGTTGAACTCCTAGTGCAAAGATTGTCCCGGAAACTTGTAGGTCTAGATAATCAACTTAGGGCCATCATAAATGCAATGTCAATCCATAAGCTTGGATCACGCCCTCTGTATTCTTTCCTCTTGTTAGGTCATCCAGGTCATGGGAAGACAGCACTTGCTGTGGCGCTTGCAAAAGAAATGTTTGATAATAGGATTGTTGAATATAATGTGGCTGGTTTTACAGAAGATGATTTTACAGTAGAAGTTTTCTCATGTCCGTTCTTGGT TGTTAACGAGTCAGATGGGGCTAGCGACTCGACGGTCCGGCTTATTTCGAGCTGTGTGTTAGTGTTTGATAACGTTGACAAAGCCAACACCGCACTGTTCGACATTATCCTACGGATTCTAGAGATTGGGTCATATGTCGATGCCTCTGGAAGGCAGATT GCAGAGAAGCAGTTCAAGCCTCGGTTTTTTGATTCTGTGGATGACGTAATTTTGATCCCTTGGCTATCTCTTTCTCAGTTTATGTCAGTTTTCAGAATACAAGTCCGCGATGCCGCCTCCTTATTCGAAGAAAAAGTGGTTGTCTACCCGTCTGCCGCCGTGTTTCGTTATATTTGGAGGAATAAGTATGACAAGATGCAAGAG GAAGGTGGTCATGTAGTTAAGCATTTTGTGGAGGAGTTAGTCTCCAAGTTGAGCAATGTGGATAGCCAGTCCATAGTATACATTGATGAGTTGGTGGGTACCAATGAATTGTCTGTCAGAACTCAGAACTTAAGTGATGTGACAGTTGCCCATGACTTTAAGACGTTCAAAGTATCCTTGGGAAAGTTGAGGATCCTCTACCAGTTCGAAAAAGAACATGCTAAGCAGATATACAAACTAAGCATTGTTTAG